In Sardina pilchardus chromosome 10, fSarPil1.1, whole genome shotgun sequence, one genomic interval encodes:
- the LOC134093606 gene encoding troponin I, fast skeletal muscle-like translates to MSEKKMTSSRRHHLKSLMLQIAAQRLEDETADIEAAKEQHLIDSCPTIPDSCSLEELQKLCKELHQKIDKVDEDRYDAEAKITKQEKEIEDLRFKVKEMKGMKKPALKKVRMSADQMLQALLGSKHKVTMDLRSNLKQVKKEVKQEVTGDWRQNVEDKKDKKKMFEGAEA, encoded by the exons ATGTCTGA AAAAAAGATGACATCAAGCCGCAGGCATCATCTGAAG AGCCTGATGCTTCAGATTGCTGCTCAGCGGTTGGAAGATGAGACCGCTGACATCGAGGCAGCCAAGGAGCAGCACTTGATTGACAGCTGCCCTACCATCCCTGACTCCTGCTCTCTGGAGGAGCTGCAG aaaCTGTGCAAAGAGCTCCACCAGAAAATCGACAAGGTTGATGAGGATAGGTACGATGCCGAGGCCAAAATCACCAAGCAAGAAAAAGAG ATTGAAGATCTCAGATTCAAGGTGAAGGAAATGAAGGGTATGAAGAAGCCAGCTCTGAAGAAAGTACGTATGTCTGCCGATCAGATGCTTCAGGCTCTGCTGGGCTCCAAGCACAAGGTCACCATGGACTTGAGATCCAACCTGAAGCAGGTGAAGAAGGAGGTCAAGCAGGAGGTGACTGGCGACTGGCGCCAGAACGTTGAGGACAAGAAGGACAAGAAGAAGATGTTTGAGGGCGCTGAGGCATAA
- the LOC134093605 gene encoding troponin I, fast skeletal muscle-like, which translates to MSEKKMTSSRKHHLKSLMLSIAATRLEQEEADAVAAKETYLNDNCPALDMPSSMEDLQKLCKELHQKIDKVDDERYDADAKVTKGAKEVTDLKFKITEMKGMKKPALKKVRMSADQMLQALLGSKHKVTMDLRSNLKQVKKEVKQEVTGDWRQNVEEKKDKKKMFEGAEA; encoded by the exons ATGTCTGA GAAAAAGATGACATCGAGTCGCAAGCATCATCTGAAG AGCTTGATGCTTTCAATTGCTGCAACGCGGCTGGAACAAGAGGAAGCTGATGCCGTAGCAGCGAAGGAGACCTACCTGAATGATAATTGCCCTGCCCTGGACATGCCAAGCAGTATGGAGGACCTTCAG AAACTGTGCAAAGAACTCCATCAGAAGATTGACAAAGTGGATGACGAGAGATATGATGCAGATGCTAAAGTCACAAAGGGGGCAAAGGAG GTTACAGATCTCAAGTTCAAGATAACAGAGATGAAGGGTATGAAGAAACCAGCTCTGAAGAAAGTACGTATGTCTGCCGATCAGATGCTTCAGGCTCTGCTGGGCTCCAAGCACAAGGTCACCATGGACTTGAGATCCAACCTGAAGCAGGTGAAGAAGGAGGTCAAGCAGGAGGTGACTGGAGACTGGCGCCAGAACGTTGAGGAGAAGAAGGACAAGAAGAAGATGTTTGAGGGTGCTGAGGCGTAA
- the LOC134093609 gene encoding troponin I, fast skeletal muscle-like has translation MAPKMTSSRKHHLKSVMLAIAEQRMEKEKADIVAAKEAYLNEHCPEPSLPGTLEELQKICKELHQKIDKVDEERYDADSKVTKGAKEVEDLRFKITEMKGMKKPALKKVRMSADQMLQALLGSKHKVTMDLRSNLKQVKKEVKQEATGDWRQNVEEKKDKKKMFEGAEA, from the exons ATGGCGCCTAAGATGACCTCAAGTCGCAAGCATCACCTGAAG AGTGTGATGCTTGCGATTGCTGAGCAGCgtatggagaaggagaaagctGATATTGTAGCAGCCAAAGAGGCCTACCTGAATGAGCATTGTCCTGAGCCTTCTCTGCCCGGCACTCTTGAGGAACTTCAG AAAATTTGCAAAGAACTCCATCAGAAGATTGACAAAGTGGATGAAGAGAGATATGACGCAGATTCTAAAGTCACAAAGGGGGCAAAGGAG GTTGAAGATCTCAGGTTCAAGATAACAGAGATGAAGGGTATGAAGAAACCAGCTCTGAAGAAAGTACGCATGTCTGCCGATCAGATGCTTCAGGCTCTGCTGGGCTCCAAGCACAAGGTCACCATGGACTTGAGATCCAACCTGAAGCAGGTGAAGAAGGAGGTCAAGCAGGAGGCGACTGGCGACTGGCGCCAGAACGTTGAGGAGAAGAAGGACAAGAAGAAGATGTTTGAGGGTGCTGAGGCGTAA